The Brenneria rubrifaciens genome has a window encoding:
- a CDS encoding type II secretion system F family protein, giving the protein MDLLYVTCLLCAVTGVALYLYARVGRRARLAERLQAEVLRKRSQLQEQVDSWRHHALPQRVLRILQRIGHFAPLFSAAQRTEIAGKLVSAGFRSPQALIIVAALSLLSMVSLGLLVAFFAWPYLEGNWIYALALILLAIYLGTLFPRLLLDRMVLRRQRLIQQSLPDALDLLVICTNAGLGLNSALQRVAEEMEMVCPALGDELRLTSGELQISSDTETVLNRLVERTRLDSIRTLVNTLLQSRQYGTAITQALRVLARSERTARMMRLEEAAAKLAVKITLPMMLFIMPTVLIVAAGPAVLGLMAFFATQQQ; this is encoded by the coding sequence GTGGATTTACTTTATGTCACATGCCTGTTGTGCGCGGTAACCGGCGTGGCGTTATATCTGTATGCCCGCGTCGGACGCCGCGCCAGGCTGGCTGAACGGTTGCAAGCCGAGGTATTACGTAAGCGTAGCCAACTTCAGGAGCAGGTTGATTCGTGGCGGCACCACGCTTTACCTCAGCGGGTGCTGCGGATATTACAGCGTATTGGTCACTTTGCGCCGCTGTTCAGCGCGGCCCAGCGCACAGAAATTGCGGGAAAACTGGTGTCGGCCGGGTTCCGCAGTCCTCAAGCGCTGATTATTGTCGCCGCTTTGTCACTGTTGTCGATGGTTTCTCTGGGGTTGCTGGTGGCGTTTTTCGCCTGGCCATATCTGGAAGGCAACTGGATATATGCGCTGGCGCTGATACTACTGGCAATCTACCTGGGTACGTTATTCCCGCGTCTGCTGCTTGACCGAATGGTGCTGCGGCGTCAGCGGCTAATCCAGCAAAGCCTGCCGGACGCACTTGATCTGCTGGTGATCTGCACCAATGCCGGGCTGGGTTTAAACAGCGCCCTTCAGCGGGTGGCCGAAGAAATGGAAATGGTCTGCCCGGCGCTGGGGGATGAACTGCGTTTAACCTCTGGCGAATTGCAAATCAGTAGCGATACCGAAACGGTACTCAACCGACTGGTTGAACGCACCAGGCTGGATTCCATCCGTACGCTGGTGAACACGCTGCTGCAATCACGTCAGTATGGCACGGCGATTACTCAGGCATTGCGTGTTCTGGCTCGCTCCGAACGTACCGCCCGCATGATGCGGCTGGAAGAAGCGGCCGCCAAGCTTGCGGTGAAAATCACCCTGCCCATGATGTTGTTTATTATGCCGACGGTGTTAATTGTGGCGGCGGGGCCGGCAGTACTAGGATTGATGGCTTTTTTTGCGA